The Acidimicrobiales bacterium nucleotide sequence GCCTCGGGGCGGGCGCCGACGTCGACGCCGCCTACCGGTCGGCGGTGGGCGAGGGCGGCCCGGTCGCCGCCACCACCGGCGTGCGCGAGGTCGACGTCCCCGGTGGGGCCAACCCGTCGAAGCTGGGCACGTGGGTGCAGCGGGTGGCGCAGGACCCGGCCGCCGCCGCCGACGTCCCCGACGAGCACCGGGCGGCCGTCGAGAGGGAGGCGGTCGCCCTCATGGCCGACCCCTCCACGTGCCTCGCCATCCGCCTCGAGGGCGACCTGGCCGAGCGAACGAGGGCCCGCGCCGGCGCCGCCGCCGACGACGCCGCCTACCTCCTGTTCGGGCTCGCCTCCGAGTCCTGACGCGTTCACCTCGCGACGGCGCGCCAGGTGCCGGCGCGGCCGCGCGAGATGAAGCGGCTCAGGCGGCCGGGCGGCGGGCGACCACGGTGACCAGCGGCGGGAGCACGACGGCGGCGTCGCCCGGGTCGACCTCGGTGAGGGCGGCCAGGTAGTCGGCCACCGCCCCCGGGCCGGCCCCCGCCGGCGCCTCGGCCCAGGCGTCGACGATGTCGAGGCCCGCCTCCAGGGCGAGGGCGGGCAGGCGGGCGCCGACGTCGGGGTGGCGGGCGCCGGCCATGGAGAAAGGCTCGCCGTCGATCCGCCCGGCGGACGTGATCGGCTCCTGGGCGACGACCCAGCCGCCCGGCCGGACGGTCTCGCCCATCCGCCGGATCACCACGACCGGGTCGAGCACGTGCATGAGGAGGAAGCGGCAGAACGCCAGGTCGACGGGCTCGGGGAGGAGGAGGTCCTCGCCGGCCTGGGTGAGGGCGATCACCTGGGCGTGCTCGGCCGCCGCCTTGGCGGTCTCGTCGCGGGAGCGTGGGTCGCTGTCGACCGCGTACACCCGACCGTCCCGGCCCACGATCTCGGCCAGCGCCACCGTGACGTCGCCCCCACCGGCGCCGACGTCCACGCAGCGCCAGCCCTCCCGCAGCCCCAGCCGGTCCAGGGCGGTGGCCAGGGGCCGCCGGTACACGTCGTTGCGCAGCCCGAGCTCGATCACGCCCCGCATTCTGGCCCCTCCCCGGTTCGATCCGCGCTGGCGCGCCAGGGGGTGGCGCGCCATTCACGGATGAACGGGCCTCGTACCATCGCTGCCGATGCAGGAGGCGCTGCTGGGGTGGTCGGAGGCGTCCCGGCGCGACCTGCCGTGGCGGCGTACGCGGGACCCGTGGGAGGTGCTGGTCAGCGAGGCGATGCTCCAGCAGACCCAGGTGGCCCGGGTCGTGCCCCGGTACGCGGCGTTCCTGGAGCGCTTCCCGACGCCGGCGGCCTGTGCG carries:
- a CDS encoding methyltransferase domain-containing protein codes for the protein MIELGLRNDVYRRPLATALDRLGLREGWRCVDVGAGGGDVTVALAEIVGRDGRVYAVDSDPRSRDETAKAAAEHAQVIALTQAGEDLLLPEPVDLAFCRFLLMHVLDPVVVIRRMGETVRPGGWVVAQEPITSAGRIDGEPFSMAGARHPDVGARLPALALEAGLDIVDAWAEAPAGAGPGAVADYLAALTEVDPGDAAVVLPPLVTVVARRPAA